In one Nicotiana sylvestris chromosome 8, ASM39365v2, whole genome shotgun sequence genomic region, the following are encoded:
- the LOC138875666 gene encoding uncharacterized protein — MTWVLDAEIHLDAMGLGDAIKDKDKASTQDCANALLFLRHHLDEGLKIKYLTVKDPFVLWNGLKERYDNLKLVTLPQARYDWAHLRLQDFKSVSEYNSAMFRITSKLKLYGDNIKDEVYSHYANRGKGRGHIRGRGRGRGRGHVQGRNFPGINHPPPKNNFQKWKGKDEKRTAEGSETKCYRCGGKGHWAKICRIPKHLVELYQASLKNKGSEANLVYDIEFDITHLDVVDLFEHPDEKINHLIGDGSVVKDD; from the exons atgacatgggtattggatgctgaaatccatttagatgcaatgggtcttggagacgccattaaagaTAAAGATAAAGCGTCTACACAAGACTGTGCTAATGCCTTGCTTTTcttgcgccatcaccttgatgaagggttgaaaattAAATATCTCACAGTGAAAGATCCATTTGTTTTGTGGAATGgtttaaaggaaagatatgacaacttaaagttagtcactcttccacaagcacgatatgattgggctcatcttaggctccaagactttaagtctgtttctgaatataattctgctatgtttagAATTACTTCCAAATTGAAACTCTATGGAGATAATATCA AGGATGAGGTGTATTCCCATTATGCTAAtcgtggaaaaggtcgtggccatattcgtggtcgtggtcgcggtcgtggtcgtggccaTGTCCAAGGAAGAAATTTTCCTGGTATTAATCATCCTCCACCGAAAAATAACTTCCAAAAATGGAAAGGTAAAGATGAGAAGCGAACTGCAGAGGGTTCAGAAACTAAATGCTATCGTTGCGGTGGAAAAGGGCATTGGGCAAAAATTTGTCGCATACCAAAacatttggttgagctttatcaagcatctctGAAGAATAAAGGCTCTGAAGCCAATCTTGTCTATGATATTGAATTTGACATTACCCACTTGGATGTGGTAGATTTGTTTGAGCACCCTGATGAAAAAATAAACCACTTGATCGGTGATGGATCTGTGGTTAAAGATGATTGA